The proteins below are encoded in one region of Rhododendron vialii isolate Sample 1 chromosome 7a, ASM3025357v1:
- the LOC131332031 gene encoding F-box/kelch-repeat protein At5g43190: MTSSQSPVTSPEMDPGIWSQLPEVLLERILSFLPLRNFLSLRSTCKHFKSLIFSPSFVSKHSSPSSSSSLSSFLLSHPHFHLYYPLYDTILKTWRTLRLSVSPLLSCAPSGPHLLSVSHGLLCFSLPNSSSFLVYNHLARSSRVVEFPEHNFAFELLTLVSSPNGYKLFMLGSSSGSSNKAFVYDSRLHLWHQFDRVDSVLGDNFLQEGVSYHGYLYFTTPEPFSIVCFDLESGKWEKLMTELPGQLTFARLVSKGDEKLLLIAGIGQHGISRELKLWELNEGNWVEIERVPETMCRKFMSICYHNYEHVYAFWHQGLICLCCYTWPEILYYKVSRGTWHWLPKCPSLPEKWSCGFRWFSFIPELHASV, translated from the coding sequence ATGACGAGCTCACAATCTCCGGTAACTTCGCCGGAAATGGATCCCGGAATATGGAGCCAGCTGCCTGAGGTCCTCCTGGAACGTATTCTTTCATTCCTACCGCTGAGGAACTTCTTGAGCCTCAGATCAACCTGTAAGCACTTCAAGTCTCTCATCTTTTCTCCTTCCTTCGTCTCAAAACACTCTtcaccatcttcttcttcttctctctcctcttttctcctctctcacCCACATTTCCACCTCTATTACCCTCTTTACGACACTATCCTCAAAACCTGGCGCACCTTACGGCTCTCCGTCTCTCCCCTGCTATCATGTGCACCCTCTGGTCCACACCTCCTCTCCGTATCCCATGGCctcctctgtttctctctcccaAACTCATCCTCTTTCCTTGTGTACAACCACTTGGCAAGATCTTCAAGAGTTGTGGAATTCCCAGAACACAATTTTGCCTTTGAGTTGCTTACTTTGGTGTCGTCGCCCAATGGGTACAAACTCTTCATGCTTGGCTCTTCTTCCGGGTCATCAAACAAAGCTTTTGTCTATGACTCTAGGCTTCATCTCTGGCACCAATTCGACAGAGTTGACTCAGTTCTGGGTGATAATTTCCTTCAAGAAGGTGTTTCCTATCATGGGTACCTCTATTTCACGACACCGGAGCCTTTTTCAATTGTGTGCTTCGATTTGGAAAGTGGGAAATGGGAGAAATTGATGACAGAGTTACCGGGTCAGCTGACTTTTGCCCGGTTGGTGAGCAAAGGGGATGAGAAGCTACTCCTGATTGCGGGAATTGGGCAACACGGAATCTCGAGGGAATTGAAATTGTGGGAATTAAATGAAGGGAATTGGgtggagatagagagagtgccAGAGACGATGTGCAGGAAGTTCATGTCAATTTGCTACCACAATTATGAGCATGTTTATGCGTTTTGGCATCAGGGTTTGATTTGTTTGTGCTGTTATACTTGGCCTGAGATTTTGTATTACAAGGTTTCAAGGGGAACTTGGCATTGGCTACCTAAATGCCCTTCATTGCCTGAGAAATGGAGCTGTGGTTTCAGGTGGTTTTCCTTCATTCCCGAGCTTCATGCTTCTGTGTGA